The Synechococcus sp. M16.1 genome includes the window CTGCTGCAAATCGACAGCCACATGCGGGCCGTGGAGCACTGGGATGACCTGTTGCTGACGACCTGGAGGGAATGCAGCGATGAGCGCGCCGTTCTCAGTGTTTACCCGAACGGCTTTCAACAGCCGTGCCGTTTGCAGACATCAACCCTGCCTGTGATGGCAGCCGCCGGTTTCGATTCCTACGGCATTCTCAAACTGCGAGGCATCAGCCGATTCCAACTTCCAGAAGAACAACCTGATCGCCCCATCCCCGGTGCATTTATCGCCGGAGGATTCCTGTTCGGCCCGGGCTCAATCGTGAGCGACGTGCCCTACGACCCCGATCTCTACTTCTATGGAGAAGAGATTGCCATTTCGGCACGACTGTGGACGTCAGGCTTCAACATCTACGCCCCAAATCGCCTACTGCTGTTTCATCTCTACAAGACAGAACATACCGATCAAGAGCATGCAGCCACCCATTGGGGCGATCACAGCAATTGGCACGATTACAACCTTCACGCACTCAAACGTGTACACACACTGCTCGGCAGTCTCAACAACGCACCGGCATCAATCCGCTGCCTGAATGATGAGATTGGCGAACTTAAACCCTTTGGATTAGGGAAAAAACGTAGCCTGCATATGTATCAACAATGGGCTGGAATTGATTTCAAAACGGCAGCGATCAGCCAGGCCGCAAGACATGCAGAATTCAAACCCATGAAAGCCTGATTTGCACAGCATTCATCGCCAATAAAAAAACCAGAGTCCGGCAGGGACTCTGGTTTTGATGCTCAACACTTGGTCGACGATCAGTCGGTGACAACACCCTCAATCCGATCCTCAACCTCCTGGTACAGCTCCTGAAGCTGCTCGATGTTTTCATCCGAGGTCTCCCAGTATCCGCGGCCATGCACCTCGAGCAGGGTGCCCACGATCTGACGGAAGCTGTTGGGGTTGAGTTCCAGCAGACGCTTGCGCATCTCAGGATCGTTGATGAAGGTTT containing:
- a CDS encoding UDP-N-acetylglucosamine-transferase; translated protein: MPLRPGRCCRAAGARCGAHQPDAAHGSCTLVSSTIFVQIAAYRDPDLPATLHNLIERAAKPERLRFGICLQLATDDPPHWGTSAFPDHPHLKCIRFDAAESRGACWARRQAQGVYGGEDFLLQIDSHMRAVEHWDDLLLTTWRECSDERAVLSVYPNGFQQPCRLQTSTLPVMAAAGFDSYGILKLRGISRFQLPEEQPDRPIPGAFIAGGFLFGPGSIVSDVPYDPDLYFYGEEIAISARLWTSGFNIYAPNRLLLFHLYKTEHTDQEHAATHWGDHSNWHDYNLHALKRVHTLLGSLNNAPASIRCLNDEIGELKPFGLGKKRSLHMYQQWAGIDFKTAAISQAARHAEFKPMKA